In Streptomyces sp. NBC_00306, a single genomic region encodes these proteins:
- a CDS encoding SCO0607 family lipoprotein yields MLKHRRLRYSSLAAAGVAAAFLVTGCSMEDAICSNGEYPVKAVGGTTGSACVPDDEEPPKGYVRYPKGKVPEHVDDKWDKYWSTVVVDENGNVVKD; encoded by the coding sequence ATGCTGAAGCACCGACGACTCCGGTACTCCTCCCTTGCCGCGGCGGGGGTGGCCGCGGCCTTCCTGGTCACCGGCTGCTCGATGGAGGACGCCATCTGCAGCAACGGCGAGTATCCGGTCAAGGCCGTCGGGGGCACCACCGGCAGCGCCTGTGTCCCCGACGACGAGGAACCGCCCAAGGGATACGTCCGCTACCCGAAGGGCAAGGTTCCCGAGCACGTCGACGACAAGTGGGACAAGTACTGGAGCACGGTCGTCGTCGACGAGAACGGGAACGTCGTCAAGGACTGA
- a CDS encoding STAS domain-containing protein has product MTSEELPSGNRSASTGPLDTQYAVGDVWVVVARGEVDLNNLPPLTEALTQAAETHATVVLDASGITFADSTFLNLLLRIHQATDLRIAAPGPQLERLLDLTGADGVLDLRPSVDEATTR; this is encoded by the coding sequence ATGACAAGTGAAGAGTTGCCGTCCGGCAACAGATCGGCCTCCACGGGACCCCTCGACACGCAGTACGCCGTCGGCGACGTCTGGGTCGTCGTAGCCCGGGGCGAGGTCGATCTCAACAATCTCCCGCCGCTCACCGAAGCCCTCACCCAGGCAGCCGAAACGCATGCCACGGTCGTCCTCGACGCCTCCGGCATCACCTTCGCCGACTCCACGTTCCTCAACCTGCTCCTGCGCATCCACCAGGCCACCGACCTGCGCATCGCGGCGCCGGGCCCGCAACTGGAGCGCCTTCTCGACCTGACCGGCGCCGACGGGGTCCTCGATCTCCGGCCGTCGGTCGACGAGGCCACCACGCGATAA
- a CDS encoding DUF5133 domain-containing protein gives MLMAHPAVLKNLIDRYETLRTLHAETGSARVRQRMDDIAYTLCVSTGTRDVTAALIAARRQLPGACPEGESLVVS, from the coding sequence GTGCTGATGGCTCACCCTGCGGTTCTGAAGAACCTGATCGACCGGTACGAAACGCTGAGGACGCTGCACGCCGAGACCGGCAGCGCCCGGGTCCGGCAGCGGATGGACGACATCGCCTACACCCTGTGCGTCTCCACGGGCACCCGCGATGTGACGGCCGCGCTCATCGCGGCCCGCCGTCAACTCCCCGGCGCCTGCCCTGAGGGCGAGTCGCTCGTCGTGAGCTGA
- a CDS encoding cysteine hydrolase family protein produces the protein MTTTESLGNRAVIVIDMINTYDHRDADLLIPSAEQAVPAVVRLIERAREHKVPVIYVNDNFGQWRSHHGELLEAALSGPHADLVEPLKPDDESLFVVKARHSIFFETPLSYLLGQLGVDHIVLCGQVTEQCVLYSALDAHIRHLRVTVPDDAVAHIHADLAEAALRMMDRNMNVEIRGTDSIEF, from the coding sequence ATGACCACCACGGAGAGCCTGGGCAACCGTGCCGTCATCGTGATCGACATGATCAACACCTACGATCACCGCGACGCGGATCTGCTCATCCCGTCCGCCGAGCAGGCCGTCCCCGCGGTGGTGCGACTGATCGAACGCGCCCGGGAGCACAAGGTCCCGGTCATCTACGTCAACGACAACTTCGGGCAGTGGCGCTCCCACCACGGCGAGCTCCTCGAAGCCGCTCTGTCGGGCCCCCACGCGGACCTGGTCGAACCGCTGAAGCCCGATGACGAGTCGCTGTTCGTCGTCAAAGCACGTCACTCGATCTTCTTCGAGACTCCGCTGTCCTATCTGCTGGGCCAGCTCGGCGTCGACCACATCGTCCTGTGCGGTCAGGTCACCGAGCAATGCGTGCTGTACTCGGCCCTGGACGCCCACATCCGGCATCTGCGGGTGACGGTGCCGGACGACGCCGTCGCGCACATCCATGCCGATCTGGCCGAAGCGGCGCTGCGGATGATGGACCGCAACATGAACGTGGAGATCCGAGGTACGGACAGCATCGAGTTCTGA
- a CDS encoding AzlC family ABC transporter permease produces MNAARFREGMAVGSGLAMAAFALAVSFGALSQTQDWGTVAPIVCSVIVFSGSAQFALLATLGAGGGVVTAVAAAALINSRFLPMGIAVAGDLRGGPVRRSLEGQTVVDGSWVAAHRGGGRFDRDLLLGATAVQWPAWIGGTVVGVVLAPDADLLHTLGLDVLTPAFFVALLLDEVRKERANRAAAVLGAVVAGVLVIFLPTGPALIGSASAALIALFVPRKTSGSRAGTPGEAEPAGAEAKAETGSDETGSAETESAETEDAAR; encoded by the coding sequence ATGAACGCTGCACGGTTCAGGGAAGGCATGGCCGTCGGATCAGGGCTCGCCATGGCGGCGTTCGCGCTCGCCGTGAGCTTCGGCGCCCTGTCGCAGACCCAGGACTGGGGCACGGTCGCCCCGATCGTGTGCTCGGTGATCGTGTTCTCGGGCTCGGCGCAGTTCGCCCTGCTCGCGACGCTGGGCGCGGGCGGCGGAGTGGTGACGGCCGTCGCCGCCGCGGCTCTGATCAACAGCAGGTTCCTGCCCATGGGTATCGCCGTGGCCGGTGATCTGCGGGGCGGGCCGGTGCGCCGATCGCTGGAGGGACAGACCGTGGTCGACGGCTCCTGGGTCGCCGCACACCGCGGCGGCGGCCGATTCGACCGTGACCTGCTCCTCGGCGCGACCGCGGTCCAGTGGCCGGCGTGGATCGGCGGAACCGTCGTGGGTGTCGTGCTGGCGCCGGACGCGGATCTCCTCCATACGCTCGGTCTGGACGTGCTCACTCCGGCGTTCTTCGTCGCGCTCCTGCTCGACGAGGTGCGCAAGGAGCGCGCGAATCGTGCCGCGGCCGTGCTCGGTGCCGTCGTCGCCGGTGTTCTGGTGATCTTCCTGCCGACAGGACCCGCCTTGATCGGGTCGGCGTCGGCCGCTCTGATCGCCCTGTTCGTACCGCGGAAGACGTCGGGGAGCAGGGCCGGCACACCAGGCGAGGCTGAGCCTGCGGGCGCGGAAGCCAAGGCCGAGACCGGGTCGGACGAGACCGGGTCCGCCGAGACGGAGTCGGCCGAGACGGAGGACGCAGCGCGATGA
- a CDS encoding cold-shock protein: MASGTVKWFNAEKGFGFIEQDGGGADVFAHYSNIATQGFRELQEGQKVNFDVTQGQKGPQAENIVPA, translated from the coding sequence ATGGCCAGTGGCACCGTGAAGTGGTTCAACGCGGAAAAGGGTTTCGGCTTCATCGAGCAGGACGGTGGCGGCGCTGACGTCTTCGCCCACTACTCGAACATCGCCACCCAGGGCTTCCGTGAGCTTCAGGAAGGCCAGAAGGTGAACTTCGACGTCACGCAGGGCCAGAAGGGCCCGCAGGCCGAGAACATCGTTCCCGCCTGA
- a CDS encoding DUF2630 family protein gives MPDDILQTIDALVAEEHQLRSQAPGSGLDAAERARLEQLEQRLDQCWDLLRQRRARVEAGEDPADARARPIDEVESYQQ, from the coding sequence ATGCCGGATGACATTCTTCAGACGATCGACGCCCTGGTCGCGGAGGAGCACCAGCTCCGCTCCCAGGCGCCCGGCTCGGGTCTGGACGCCGCCGAGCGGGCCAGGCTGGAGCAGTTGGAACAGCGCCTCGATCAGTGCTGGGACCTGCTCCGCCAGCGCCGTGCGCGTGTCGAGGCGGGCGAGGACCCGGCGGACGCCCGGGCGCGCCCGATCGACGAGGTCGAGTCGTACCAGCAGTAG
- a CDS encoding CGNR zinc finger domain-containing protein — translation MNEEGPATTADVAMIGGHPVLDFVNTVAWRHDDARRADRVNGADGWARWGVAAGVLRSGATAGQDADEPALLALVELREALWAVLDALVDDRPLPRPAWDSVRRALVEARATAALPPTLPLRWQPAPPGLAALRGTLALQAEQLLASDDLRRIHRCAGPGCGWFFLDRSRAGTRRWCSSGDCGNRDRARRHYARKHPSAGPQGSKAP, via the coding sequence GTGAATGAGGAAGGTCCTGCGACCACGGCCGACGTCGCGATGATCGGCGGACACCCGGTGCTCGATTTCGTCAACACCGTCGCCTGGCGCCATGACGATGCACGCCGAGCGGATCGCGTGAACGGTGCGGACGGATGGGCCCGTTGGGGTGTCGCGGCCGGGGTGCTCCGGTCCGGAGCAACCGCCGGGCAGGACGCGGACGAGCCGGCGCTGCTCGCCCTGGTCGAGCTGCGCGAGGCCCTGTGGGCCGTCCTCGACGCCCTGGTCGATGACCGGCCGCTGCCGCGGCCCGCATGGGATTCCGTACGCCGCGCCCTGGTCGAGGCCAGAGCGACGGCCGCACTGCCCCCCACCCTTCCGCTGCGCTGGCAGCCCGCCCCGCCCGGCCTCGCCGCACTCCGGGGCACGCTGGCCCTGCAAGCCGAGCAACTCCTGGCAAGCGACGACCTGCGCCGCATCCACCGCTGCGCGGGCCCCGGCTGCGGCTGGTTCTTCCTGGACCGCAGTCGCGCGGGCACACGCCGCTGGTGCAGCTCCGGCGACTGCGGGAACAGGGACCGCGCGCGCCGGCACTACGCCCGGAAGCACCCGTCGGCAGGCCCGCAGGGCAGCAAGGCGCCCTGA
- a CDS encoding ATP-binding protein, with protein MDTGADGSATDAVARKPAAWAGAAYDGAPGSIAAARHFAAHFLTRLQVRHGIAVARDAVGAVQLVVSELITNACKYAPGPSSLSLELAGRVLEITVSDSSPALPLVRGPEPTRVGQHGLEIVMALSEGFQVQREPFGKRIKVRVPLVPGSP; from the coding sequence ATGGATACGGGGGCCGATGGCAGTGCGACGGACGCCGTCGCCCGCAAACCCGCCGCCTGGGCCGGCGCCGCGTACGACGGCGCACCGGGCTCCATCGCAGCGGCCCGGCACTTCGCCGCCCATTTCCTGACCCGGCTCCAGGTCCGGCACGGCATCGCCGTCGCGCGTGACGCCGTCGGCGCCGTCCAGCTGGTCGTCAGCGAGCTGATCACCAACGCCTGCAAGTACGCCCCCGGCCCCTCCTCGCTGAGCCTGGAGCTCGCCGGACGGGTACTGGAGATCACCGTGTCGGACTCCAGCCCCGCGCTGCCGCTCGTGCGAGGCCCCGAACCCACCCGTGTCGGCCAGCACGGCCTCGAGATCGTCATGGCGCTGTCCGAGGGCTTCCAGGTGCAGCGGGAACCTTTCGGCAAGAGGATCAAGGTCCGGGTGCCGCTCGTGCCCGGCTCGCCCTGA
- a CDS encoding ABC transporter ATP-binding protein, which yields MDMEVTAWTSLHSAMNAQEDRRPFSRATLRRIGAFARPHRGEVYRFLLLSVITALLAVATPVLAGRVVDAIVKGHDSGTVTRLALLIAVIAVAEAGLGLLTRRLSATLGEGLILDLRTAVFDHVQRMPVAFFTRTRTGALVSRLNNDVIGAQRAFSNTLSGVVSNLVTLLLTLAVMVSISWQITLLALVLLPVFVIPARRMGARMARLQREAAQHNAAMGTQMTERFSAPGATLVKLFGRPADESAEFAARARRVRDIGIRTAMAQSVFITALTLVSALALALVYGLGGYYALRGTLEPGAVVALALLLTRLYAPLTALAGARVEVMSALVSFERVFEVLDLKPLIAEKPDARRVPDGPVSVEFDGVRFGYPSADKVSLASLEEVATLDSRGGTEVLHDVSFRAEPGRMVALVGSSGAGKSTIAQLLPRLYDADAGSVRLNGIDVRDLTADSIRDTIGMVTQDGHLFHESVRANLLLARPDASEDDIWDALRRSRLDGLVASLPDGLDTVVGERGYRLSGGERQRLTIARLLLARQRVVILDEATAHLDSTSEAAVQEALAEALEGRTAVVIAHRLSTVRAADLILVVEDGRVVERGTHSELLAEGGRYEQLYRTQFDRPGTAEAQPVR from the coding sequence ATGGACATGGAAGTCACCGCGTGGACATCGCTGCACAGCGCGATGAACGCCCAGGAGGACAGGAGGCCGTTCTCCCGGGCCACCCTCCGCCGCATCGGCGCATTCGCCCGGCCCCATCGCGGCGAGGTCTACCGGTTCCTGCTGCTGAGCGTGATCACCGCCCTGCTCGCCGTCGCCACGCCGGTGCTCGCGGGGCGGGTCGTGGACGCGATCGTCAAGGGACATGACTCGGGCACGGTCACCCGCCTCGCTCTGCTGATCGCCGTCATCGCGGTCGCGGAGGCCGGGCTCGGTCTGCTCACCCGCCGTCTGTCGGCGACGCTCGGCGAGGGCCTGATCCTCGATCTGCGGACGGCGGTCTTCGACCACGTGCAGCGGATGCCGGTCGCGTTCTTCACCCGGACCCGCACCGGCGCACTCGTCAGCCGGCTCAACAACGACGTCATCGGAGCGCAGCGGGCGTTCAGCAACACGCTTTCCGGTGTGGTCTCCAACCTCGTGACCCTGTTGCTCACCCTCGCCGTGATGGTGAGCATTTCCTGGCAGATCACCCTGCTCGCGCTCGTTCTGCTGCCGGTGTTCGTCATCCCCGCCCGCCGTATGGGTGCCCGGATGGCCCGGCTCCAGCGTGAGGCCGCGCAGCACAACGCCGCCATGGGGACCCAGATGACCGAGCGTTTCTCCGCCCCCGGCGCGACGCTGGTCAAGCTGTTCGGCCGGCCCGCCGACGAGTCGGCCGAGTTCGCCGCCCGAGCCCGCCGGGTGCGGGACATCGGCATCCGTACCGCCATGGCCCAGTCCGTCTTCATCACCGCGCTCACCCTGGTGTCCGCGCTGGCGCTCGCCCTGGTCTACGGGCTCGGCGGCTACTACGCGCTCCGCGGCACTCTGGAGCCGGGCGCCGTGGTGGCCCTCGCACTGCTCCTCACCCGCCTCTACGCCCCGCTGACCGCACTGGCCGGCGCGCGGGTGGAGGTGATGAGCGCCCTGGTCAGCTTCGAGCGGGTCTTCGAGGTCCTCGATCTGAAGCCGCTGATCGCCGAGAAGCCGGACGCCCGCCGCGTACCGGACGGGCCCGTGTCGGTGGAGTTCGACGGCGTGCGCTTCGGCTACCCCTCCGCCGACAAGGTCTCTCTCGCCTCGCTCGAAGAGGTGGCCACGCTCGACTCCCGCGGTGGCACGGAGGTGCTGCACGACGTCTCGTTCCGCGCCGAACCCGGACGGATGGTCGCCCTGGTCGGCTCGTCCGGCGCGGGCAAGTCGACGATCGCTCAGCTCCTGCCGAGGCTCTACGACGCGGACGCGGGCTCGGTACGTCTGAACGGCATCGACGTGCGCGACCTGACCGCGGACTCGATCCGCGACACCATCGGCATGGTCACCCAGGACGGCCACCTCTTCCACGAGTCCGTCCGGGCCAATCTGCTGCTCGCCCGGCCGGACGCCTCCGAGGACGACATCTGGGACGCACTGCGGCGTTCGCGTCTCGACGGACTCGTGGCCTCACTGCCCGACGGTCTGGACACCGTCGTGGGCGAGCGCGGCTACCGTCTCTCCGGCGGAGAACGTCAACGGCTCACGATCGCCCGCCTTCTGCTGGCCCGTCAGCGGGTCGTCATCCTCGACGAGGCGACCGCACATCTCGACTCCACCTCGGAAGCGGCCGTCCAGGAAGCGCTGGCGGAGGCGCTGGAGGGGCGTACCGCCGTCGTGATCGCCCACCGGCTCTCCACCGTACGGGCGGCCGATCTGATCCTCGTGGTCGAGGACGGCAGGGTCGTCGAACGGGGCACCCACAGCGAGCTGCTGGCCGAGGGCGGCCGCTACGAGCAGTTGTACCGGACGCAGTTCGACCGCCCGGGCACCGCGGAGGCGCAGCCGGTCCGCTGA
- a CDS encoding glycosyl hydrolase family 95 catalytic domain-containing protein, whose product MPRTNQLLRDLFDAVTGAAEVLGVDADFRTQARSARARLAVMKVGAHGQLQEWQQDWDAGAPERQHRHISHLYGLHPSNQISRTRTPELFAAARTTLVQRGDAGTGWSLAWKINFWARLQEGERSHQLLSDLLTPERTAPNLFDLHPPFQIDGNFGATARITEWFVQSQHDEVQLLPALPPGLPNGSVRGLLARGGFEVDVTWAGGVLTEAVLRARASGPARLRTARAVTVTTSTGVQVPVTRPESGVTAFTAVTGTHYRIRPAQ is encoded by the coding sequence ATCCCGCGGACCAACCAGCTTCTGCGCGATCTGTTCGACGCCGTCACCGGTGCCGCCGAAGTCCTCGGTGTCGACGCCGACTTCCGCACCCAGGCCCGGTCGGCGCGGGCCCGGCTCGCCGTGATGAAGGTCGGCGCGCACGGACAGCTCCAGGAGTGGCAACAGGACTGGGACGCCGGCGCCCCCGAGCGGCAGCACCGGCACATCTCTCATCTGTACGGGCTGCATCCGAGCAACCAGATCAGCCGCACCCGTACGCCCGAGCTGTTCGCCGCCGCCCGGACGACCCTGGTGCAGCGCGGGGACGCGGGCACGGGCTGGTCGCTCGCCTGGAAGATCAACTTCTGGGCGCGGCTCCAGGAGGGCGAGCGTTCCCATCAGTTGCTGTCCGACCTGCTCACACCCGAGCGGACCGCGCCCAACCTGTTCGATCTGCATCCGCCGTTCCAGATCGACGGCAACTTCGGTGCCACGGCCAGGATCACGGAATGGTTCGTGCAGAGCCAGCACGATGAGGTGCAGCTGCTGCCCGCACTGCCGCCGGGCCTGCCGAACGGCAGTGTCCGGGGTCTGTTGGCGCGCGGCGGCTTCGAGGTCGATGTGACCTGGGCGGGCGGCGTACTGACCGAGGCGGTGCTGCGGGCGCGGGCGAGCGGGCCCGCGCGGCTCCGTACTGCACGCGCCGTGACGGTGACGACGTCCACCGGGGTACAGGTGCCGGTCACGCGTCCGGAGTCCGGTGTCACGGCCTTCACCGCGGTGACGGGCACGCACTATCGAATCCGCCCCGCGCAGTAG
- a CDS encoding peptidylprolyl isomerase — translation MTIKVYFDISINDAPAGRIEFDLFDDVVPKTAENFRALATGEKGYGYKGAPFHRVIPQFMLQGGDFTAGNGTGGRSIYGAKFEDENFQLKHDRPFLLSMANSGPNSNGSQFFITTIPTPWLDGKHVVFGEVTSGQDLVTKIESYGSQNGRTSASIAITESGTL, via the coding sequence ATGACGATCAAGGTGTACTTCGACATCAGCATCAATGACGCACCCGCCGGCCGGATCGAGTTCGATCTGTTCGACGACGTGGTGCCCAAGACCGCGGAGAACTTCCGCGCGCTCGCCACCGGCGAGAAGGGCTACGGCTACAAGGGCGCGCCCTTCCACCGGGTCATTCCTCAGTTCATGCTCCAGGGTGGCGACTTCACCGCGGGCAACGGCACGGGCGGCCGCAGCATCTACGGCGCGAAGTTCGAGGACGAGAACTTCCAGCTCAAGCACGACAGGCCGTTCCTGCTGTCGATGGCGAACTCGGGTCCGAACAGCAACGGCTCGCAGTTCTTCATCACGACGATCCCCACCCCGTGGCTGGACGGCAAGCACGTCGTGTTCGGCGAGGTCACGTCGGGCCAGGACCTCGTGACGAAGATCGAGAGCTACGGCTCGCAGAACGGGCGTACCTCCGCGAGCATCGCCATCACCGAGTCCGGGACGCTCTGA
- a CDS encoding AzlD domain-containing protein: MTMTTLWIAIAATALVSFAFKAVGPVVLGGRELPDRARSVIALLAPALLAGFVLVETVGPGWRDLDLTLLAGLGVALGLRLLRVPLVVSLLAAVVVTALLRLWV; encoded by the coding sequence ATGACCATGACCACCCTCTGGATCGCCATAGCCGCGACAGCCCTGGTGAGCTTTGCCTTCAAGGCCGTCGGCCCCGTCGTCCTGGGGGGCCGGGAACTGCCCGACCGTGCGCGGTCCGTCATCGCGCTGCTCGCGCCCGCGTTGCTGGCGGGATTCGTGCTGGTGGAGACGGTCGGCCCCGGCTGGCGCGACCTGGATCTCACGCTGCTCGCGGGTCTCGGTGTCGCGCTCGGGCTGCGGCTGCTGCGTGTCCCGCTCGTCGTCTCACTGCTCGCGGCGGTCGTGGTGACGGCACTGCTCAGGCTGTGGGTCTGA
- a CDS encoding aminotransferase class I/II-fold pyridoxal phosphate-dependent enzyme, whose product MAVDHRQAPVLEALARYHETDELAFTPPGHKQARGADPEVRRVLGDAVFFGDVLAIGGLDDRRMRGSVLQRAERLMADAVHADHTFFSTCGSSLSVKAAMLTVASPHEKLLVGRDAHKSVVSGLILCGIEPVWVEPQWDPVRHLAHPPSAEAFEKAFQEHPDARGALVTSPTPYGAAGDLRAIAEVCHRRSRPLVVDEAWGAHLPFHHDLPSWAMDAGADICVTSIHKMGSGLEQGSVFHLQGDLIDPADLASRADLLGTTSPSVLLYAGVDGWRRQMALHGTALLSKALDLAAEVRAAIERVDGLHVNDERDFCGPGLAVEFDPLPVVIDLQALDTTGYRAADWLREHHHLDMHVVDHRRISAQLTHADDASTTRALLDALADLVRHAPELRPAPRVAVPEPGELRLEQACLPRDAFFSRTEDVALDAAEGRVAAEMLTPYPPGIPAVLPGERLTRPVLRYLRTGIDAGMNVPDAADRRLQTVRVMAGDDA is encoded by the coding sequence ATGGCTGTAGATCACCGGCAGGCACCGGTCCTGGAAGCACTGGCGCGATACCACGAGACCGATGAGCTCGCATTCACGCCACCCGGTCACAAGCAGGCCCGCGGCGCGGACCCCGAAGTGCGGCGCGTCCTCGGCGACGCGGTCTTCTTCGGCGACGTCCTGGCCATCGGCGGCCTGGACGACCGGCGGATGCGGGGCTCCGTCCTCCAGCGGGCCGAGCGGCTGATGGCCGACGCCGTGCACGCGGACCACACCTTCTTCTCCACCTGCGGCAGCTCCCTCTCGGTGAAGGCCGCCATGCTGACGGTCGCCTCGCCCCACGAGAAGCTCCTCGTCGGCCGCGACGCCCACAAATCCGTCGTCTCCGGCCTGATCCTTTGCGGTATCGAGCCCGTCTGGGTGGAGCCCCAGTGGGACCCGGTGCGACACCTCGCACACCCTCCGTCCGCGGAGGCCTTCGAGAAGGCGTTCCAGGAGCATCCCGATGCCCGCGGAGCCCTGGTCACCAGTCCCACGCCGTACGGCGCCGCGGGCGACCTGCGCGCCATCGCGGAGGTGTGTCACCGCAGGTCCCGGCCGCTCGTGGTCGACGAGGCGTGGGGAGCGCATCTTCCGTTCCACCACGACCTGCCGTCGTGGGCGATGGACGCCGGCGCGGACATCTGCGTCACCAGCATCCACAAGATGGGCAGCGGGCTGGAACAGGGCTCGGTCTTCCATCTTCAGGGCGACCTGATCGATCCGGCCGACCTCGCCTCCCGGGCCGATCTGCTGGGCACCACGAGCCCGTCGGTGCTGCTCTACGCGGGCGTAGACGGCTGGCGGCGCCAGATGGCCCTGCACGGCACGGCTCTGCTGTCGAAGGCGCTGGACCTCGCCGCCGAGGTCCGGGCGGCGATCGAACGCGTAGACGGCCTCCACGTCAACGACGAGCGCGACTTCTGCGGCCCCGGGCTGGCCGTCGAGTTCGATCCCCTGCCGGTGGTCATCGACCTCCAGGCACTGGACACCACCGGATACCGGGCCGCCGACTGGCTTCGTGAGCACCACCACCTGGACATGCATGTGGTCGATCACCGCCGCATCAGCGCCCAGCTCACCCACGCGGACGACGCATCCACCACCCGGGCCCTGTTGGACGCGCTGGCCGACCTCGTCCGGCACGCACCGGAGCTGCGGCCCGCGCCGCGCGTGGCCGTGCCCGAGCCCGGCGAGCTGCGCCTGGAGCAGGCGTGCCTGCCCCGTGACGCCTTCTTCTCCCGCACCGAGGATGTCGCCCTCGACGCGGCGGAGGGCCGGGTGGCGGCGGAGATGCTCACGCCGTACCCGCCCGGCATCCCTGCCGTACTGCCCGGCGAGCGGCTCACCCGACCCGTGCTGCGCTACCTGCGCACCGGCATCGACGCGGGCATGAACGTGCCGGACGCCGCCGACAGGCGGCTGCAGACCGTACGCGTCATGGCGGGCGACGACGCCTGA
- a CDS encoding hemerythrin domain-containing protein, with product MASDDVVELILEDHRSMEDLFRRMRSVDEDRAKALREFSALLVAHAEAEESEVYPALKRYKDIDNDEVEHGSEEHDEGHEALLHLLEVEDTGGEEWDEKLEELSEAVAHHLDEEERTLLNDARENVADDRRTELGRAFLKARADQLASDCGDIENVRRLVRG from the coding sequence ATGGCTTCTGACGACGTGGTGGAACTGATCCTCGAGGACCACCGGAGCATGGAGGACCTGTTCCGCCGGATGCGCAGTGTGGACGAGGACCGCGCGAAGGCGCTGCGGGAGTTCTCCGCACTCCTCGTCGCGCATGCCGAGGCGGAGGAGTCCGAGGTCTACCCGGCACTGAAGCGGTACAAGGACATCGACAACGACGAGGTCGAGCACGGCTCGGAGGAGCACGACGAGGGCCATGAGGCGCTGCTGCACCTGCTGGAGGTCGAGGACACGGGCGGCGAGGAGTGGGACGAGAAGCTGGAGGAGCTGTCCGAGGCCGTCGCGCACCACCTCGACGAGGAGGAGCGCACGCTGCTGAACGACGCCCGGGAGAACGTGGCCGACGATCGCCGCACCGAACTCGGCAGGGCGTTCCTGAAGGCGAGGGCCGACCAGCTGGCGTCCGACTGCGGCGACATCGAGAACGTACGCCGTCTCGTCCGGGGCTGA